The Streptomyces laurentii genome contains a region encoding:
- a CDS encoding peptidase S9 (Dipeptidyl aminopeptidases/acylaminoacyl-peptidases [Aminoacid transport andmetabolism]; COG1506;~Esterases and lipases (includes fungal lipases, cholinesterases, etc.) These enzymes act on carboxylic esters (EC: 3.1.1.-). The catalytic apparatus involves three residues (catalytic triad): a serine, a glutamate or aspartate and a histidine.These...; cl12031;~identified by MetaGeneAnnotator; putative;~peptidase S9 [Streptomyces ghanaensis ATCC14672]), with amino-acid sequence MTPTRPETTPSKTAQSKTTPPKTAPRNYGVYRPVLPVTSPRDPDRMVYTGDAEGRCEIFAWDRSSGTGRQLTDRPHGTLLCAIDADEAVWWFDEDLDGRGAWRTQDFDGGPDRPALTGVPYGRPAGLALSAGGTVAVGIRDAGGLHIHLGRRGGAATPVLHRTGPGTLGDLAPDGDLLVVSGPAHSAHAVTLLAPDGTTIAVLSGVRERTWALGFAPSPGRVLLLVMRERAGRYHLGTWAPGRGLELLPWCSFDTETTARWYPGPEGTRVLLRQDRHGRSRLFTADLDRGELTPVPTPEGSVLDASPAADGDVHLIWTDAVHVPRALSLSGTPLPGQSPWRPPRFGRREDLWTPGPDGPVHTFVTTPADRPAPHPLVFLVHGGPADHDRDAYDPMVQALVGSGHAVARVNYRGSTGYGPRWRSAYSEGVGHTQVADLVRVRAELLDRGVGREGAVGLCGTSWGGYLTLLALGTHPELWDVGVAVKPLADCVTAFRHSTPALQALDTALFGGTPDQVPEAYAHASPSSYAAAIRSPLLVVAARRDAKCPPEQIEAYLDVLRAGGVAHELMWLDSGHDGYDGAEHLAVIRRALSFLGRGLPPAPVRAEPSPQRERR; translated from the coding sequence GTGACACCGACCCGGCCCGAGACGACCCCGTCCAAAACGGCCCAGTCCAAGACGACACCGCCCAAGACCGCTCCGCGCAACTACGGCGTCTACCGCCCGGTGCTGCCCGTGACCAGCCCCCGCGACCCGGACCGGATGGTCTACACGGGGGACGCCGAGGGCCGGTGCGAGATCTTCGCCTGGGACCGCTCCAGCGGCACCGGCCGGCAGCTGACCGACCGCCCGCACGGCACCCTGCTGTGCGCCATCGACGCCGACGAGGCCGTGTGGTGGTTCGACGAGGACCTCGACGGCCGGGGTGCCTGGCGCACCCAGGACTTCGACGGCGGCCCGGACCGCCCGGCGCTGACCGGGGTGCCGTACGGGCGGCCCGCCGGACTGGCCCTGAGCGCCGGGGGAACGGTGGCCGTCGGCATCCGCGACGCCGGGGGACTCCACATCCACCTGGGGCGGCGCGGCGGCGCCGCCACCCCCGTCCTGCACCGCACCGGCCCCGGCACGCTGGGCGACCTGGCGCCGGACGGCGACCTCCTCGTGGTCTCCGGGCCCGCGCACTCCGCCCACGCGGTGACGCTGCTGGCCCCGGACGGGACCACCATCGCGGTGCTCTCCGGCGTACGGGAGCGCACCTGGGCGCTCGGGTTCGCGCCGTCGCCCGGCCGCGTCCTGCTCCTCGTCATGCGCGAGCGGGCCGGCCGCTACCACCTCGGCACCTGGGCGCCCGGGCGCGGACTGGAGCTGCTGCCCTGGTGCTCGTTCGACACCGAGACCACGGCCCGCTGGTACCCCGGGCCCGAGGGCACGCGGGTCCTGCTCCGGCAGGACCGGCACGGCCGCAGCCGGCTGTTCACCGCCGACCTGGACCGCGGCGAACTGACCCCGGTGCCCACCCCCGAGGGCAGTGTCCTGGACGCGTCCCCCGCCGCCGACGGCGACGTGCATCTCATCTGGACCGACGCGGTGCACGTCCCCCGCGCGCTCTCCCTGTCGGGCACGCCGCTGCCCGGGCAGAGCCCGTGGCGGCCGCCCCGCTTCGGCCGGCGCGAGGACCTGTGGACGCCCGGCCCCGACGGCCCGGTGCACACCTTCGTCACCACGCCCGCCGACCGTCCGGCGCCGCACCCGCTGGTCTTCCTCGTCCACGGCGGCCCGGCCGACCACGACCGCGACGCCTACGACCCGATGGTGCAGGCCCTCGTCGGCTCGGGTCACGCGGTGGCCCGGGTCAACTACCGGGGCTCGACCGGCTACGGGCCGCGCTGGCGCTCCGCCTACTCCGAGGGCGTCGGCCACACCCAGGTCGCCGACCTGGTACGGGTCCGGGCCGAGCTGCTGGACCGGGGCGTCGGCCGCGAGGGCGCCGTCGGCCTGTGCGGCACCTCGTGGGGCGGCTACCTCACCCTGCTCGCCCTGGGAACCCACCCGGAGCTGTGGGACGTCGGGGTGGCCGTCAAACCGCTCGCCGACTGCGTCACCGCCTTCCGGCACTCCACGCCCGCCCTCCAGGCGCTGGACACCGCGCTGTTCGGCGGCACCCCGGACCAGGTGCCCGAGGCGTACGCCCATGCCTCCCCGTCCTCCTACGCGGCCGCCATCCGCTCCCCGCTGCTGGTCGTCGCCGCGCGGCGGGACGCCAAGTGCCCGCCGGAGCAGATCGAGGCGTACCTCGACGTGCTGCGCGCGGGCGGCGTGGCCCACGAGCTGATGTGGCTGGACTCGGGCCACGACGGCTACGACGGGGCCGAACACCTCGCCGTGATCCGGCGGGCCCTCAGTTTTCTCGGCCGCGGGCTGCCTCCGGCACCCGTGCGGGCCGAGCCGTCCCCACAACGGGAGAGGAGGTGA
- a CDS encoding radical SAM domain-containing protein (B12 binding domain_like associated with radical SAM domain. This domain shows similarity with B12 (adenosylcobamide) binding domains foundin several enzymes, such as glutamate mutase, methionine synthase and methylmalonyl-CoA mutase, but it lacks the...; cd02068;~FeS/SAM binding site;~Radical SAM superfamily. Enzymes ofthis family generate radicals by combining a 4Fe-4S cluster and S-adenosylmethionine (SAM) in close proximity. They are characterized by aconserved CxxxCxxC motif, which coordinates the conserved iron-sulfur cluster; cd01335;~bacteriocin maturation radical SAM protein 1; TIGR03975;~identified by MetaGeneAnnotator; putative;~radical SAM domain-containing protein [Streptomyces ghanaensis ATCC14672]): MRVLLVNMPWAPIDLPSLALGILKRSVDERVPNGTADILHANIEYVDWITENTEFSLEDYSYYALGSYFLGCGDWVFSSALYDDPEWRVPEFTAAMSNRMNADRMEMTRALHTTAADFVRHIAERIVELAPDVVGFTSTFQQNTAALAAAKHVKRLAPHIVTAMGGANCDGKQGEAVHRNFPFVDHVLRGEGEVSFPALLRALDGDEPLSEVPGLCWRAADGTSVVNAMSTKPLPPAAILPPDYTGYFERLASSRARHWVEPKLVVEGARGCWWGEKHHCTFCGLNGSFMEFRSKSPDVFYDEITELARRHRILDMYVVDNILDMGYVNTVLPRIIDSGYDLRMHIEIKANMRQGQLQTLADAGLIFVQPGIESLNSRVLKLMDKGVTGGQNVRMLRDAATVGLSVAWNYLHGFPGEDAGDYAGVVDQLAALEHLNPPVGPSSRIAIERFSPYFNDPGLGFSRLRPAEPYRLTYDLPETEMFDLAYVFDVPPRGIGEDVVRRLDEAIAHWRRNYAGSRLTHCDLEDRIVLVSRRRAFDWTHLELTDPLELALFRLLDQPHTVKAAARKLAGDPTLSDGDGVGDPSEDGLRRVLARWRELGVVFEDGGQFVQIAPPARNEEFLRIDFMRHTAAREAELATTPA, translated from the coding sequence ATGCGCGTACTCCTGGTGAACATGCCCTGGGCCCCGATCGACCTGCCGTCGCTGGCTCTCGGAATTCTCAAGCGCAGTGTCGACGAGCGTGTGCCGAACGGCACGGCGGACATCCTCCACGCGAATATCGAGTACGTGGACTGGATCACCGAGAACACGGAATTCAGCCTGGAGGACTACTCCTACTACGCGCTCGGATCCTATTTCCTGGGCTGTGGCGACTGGGTGTTCTCCTCCGCCCTTTACGACGACCCCGAGTGGCGGGTCCCCGAATTCACCGCGGCGATGAGCAACCGAATGAACGCCGACCGCATGGAAATGACGCGGGCGCTGCACACGACCGCCGCCGATTTCGTCCGGCACATCGCCGAGCGGATCGTCGAACTCGCCCCGGACGTCGTCGGTTTCACCTCCACGTTCCAGCAGAACACCGCCGCCCTGGCGGCGGCCAAGCACGTCAAGCGGCTCGCCCCGCACATCGTGACGGCCATGGGCGGCGCCAACTGCGACGGGAAGCAGGGCGAGGCCGTCCACCGCAACTTCCCCTTCGTCGACCACGTCCTGCGCGGCGAGGGCGAGGTGTCCTTCCCCGCCCTGCTGAGGGCGCTGGACGGCGACGAGCCGCTCTCGGAGGTCCCCGGACTGTGCTGGCGCGCCGCCGACGGCACCTCCGTGGTCAACGCCATGAGCACCAAGCCGCTGCCGCCCGCCGCGATCCTGCCGCCGGACTACACCGGGTACTTCGAGCGGCTCGCCTCCTCCCGGGCACGGCACTGGGTGGAGCCCAAGCTGGTCGTCGAGGGCGCGCGGGGCTGCTGGTGGGGCGAGAAGCACCACTGCACCTTCTGCGGACTGAACGGCTCGTTCATGGAGTTCCGCAGCAAGAGCCCCGACGTCTTCTACGACGAGATCACGGAACTCGCCCGCAGGCACCGGATCCTGGACATGTACGTCGTCGACAACATCCTGGACATGGGGTACGTGAACACGGTGCTGCCCCGCATCATCGACAGCGGCTACGACCTGCGCATGCACATCGAGATCAAGGCCAACATGCGGCAGGGGCAGCTCCAGACCCTCGCCGACGCGGGCCTGATCTTCGTCCAGCCGGGCATCGAGAGCCTGAACAGCCGGGTGCTGAAGCTGATGGACAAGGGCGTGACCGGCGGACAGAACGTCCGGATGCTCCGCGACGCCGCCACGGTCGGCCTCTCGGTGGCCTGGAACTACCTGCACGGCTTCCCCGGCGAGGACGCCGGGGACTACGCCGGCGTGGTGGACCAGCTGGCCGCCCTTGAACACCTCAACCCGCCGGTGGGCCCGTCCTCCCGGATCGCGATCGAGCGGTTCAGCCCGTACTTCAACGACCCCGGGCTGGGCTTCAGCCGGCTGCGCCCCGCCGAGCCGTACCGGCTCACCTACGACCTCCCCGAGACCGAGATGTTCGACCTGGCGTACGTCTTCGACGTGCCGCCGCGCGGAATCGGCGAGGACGTCGTCCGCCGGCTCGACGAGGCCATCGCGCACTGGCGGCGGAACTACGCCGGCAGCCGGCTCACCCACTGCGACCTGGAGGACCGGATCGTCCTGGTCAGCAGGCGGCGGGCGTTCGACTGGACGCACCTGGAGCTGACCGATCCGCTCGAACTGGCCCTGTTCCGGCTGCTCGACCAGCCGCACACGGTGAAGGCGGCCGCCCGCAAGCTGGCCGGGGATCCCACCCTGAGCGACGGGGACGGCGTCGGCGACCCCTCCGAGGACGGCCTGCGGCGGGTGCTGGCGCGGTGGCGGGAGCTCGGCGTGGTCTTCGAGGACGGCGGGCAGTTCGTGCAGATAGCGCCGCCGGCGCGCAACGAGGAGTTCCTGCGGATCGACTTCATGCGGCACACCGCGGCCCGCGAGGCCGAACTCGCCACGACGCCCGCCTGA
- a CDS encoding hypothetical protein (identified by MetaGeneAnnotator; putative;~sequence version:1) — protein MGETEEGCRPSGPELSKSSSFSPFRRRDFSLFWAAGAIDGLGTCASSLFLPLILLGAGYSSGLAGLVASAALVSGLVVSPVAGVYADRRPRKPLMYAAALVAAGAMGSVFAAVALGHVVLAHVLVAAVIEQAASATYGAAASGTIRRLVPPGEYPRAIGHLQARDQAVQIVGPSLGGTLYQLARWVPLLADAVSFLLVAALSKAIRADLTPERDGPPASFTRDLAEGLRFVWTEPFLRFVVVWTAGVNALLGALYFHAVFASHDQGASPSSIGLILTLAGVGGLLGALAAPWLVRRVPAARIVTGASWAMVPTAAGLAFATRTWAYGLLLSGVSLIVPSVVVVLQTRAVLVTPDRLLARMGTVLGTAGQAVAVLAPVAAGVLVASYGGRAVALGCAGAFAGLALYATVRAGLVVREAP, from the coding sequence ATGGGCGAGACCGAGGAGGGATGCAGACCCTCCGGCCCTGAATTATCGAAATCCTCTTCCTTTTCCCCGTTCCGAAGACGGGATTTCTCGCTCTTCTGGGCCGCGGGAGCCATCGACGGTCTCGGCACCTGCGCCTCCTCCCTCTTTCTCCCGTTGATTCTGCTGGGCGCCGGATATTCCTCCGGACTCGCCGGGCTCGTCGCCTCGGCGGCCCTCGTCAGCGGACTGGTGGTCTCGCCGGTCGCGGGCGTCTACGCCGACCGCCGGCCCCGCAAGCCCCTGATGTACGCGGCGGCCCTGGTCGCGGCCGGTGCCATGGGGTCGGTGTTCGCGGCCGTGGCCCTCGGCCATGTCGTCCTCGCCCACGTCCTCGTCGCGGCCGTGATCGAGCAGGCCGCCAGCGCCACCTACGGGGCGGCGGCCTCCGGGACCATCCGGCGGCTGGTGCCGCCCGGTGAGTACCCCCGGGCGATCGGCCACCTCCAGGCCCGCGACCAGGCCGTACAGATCGTCGGACCGTCCCTGGGCGGCACGCTGTACCAGCTCGCGCGCTGGGTGCCGCTCCTCGCGGACGCCGTGTCGTTCCTGCTGGTGGCGGCCCTCAGCAAGGCGATCCGCGCGGATCTGACCCCTGAACGGGACGGCCCGCCCGCGTCGTTCACCCGCGACCTCGCCGAAGGGCTGCGCTTCGTGTGGACCGAACCGTTCCTGCGCTTCGTGGTGGTGTGGACCGCCGGCGTCAACGCCCTGCTCGGCGCCCTGTACTTCCACGCCGTGTTCGCCTCCCACGACCAGGGCGCCAGCCCCTCCTCGATCGGGCTCATCCTCACCCTGGCGGGTGTCGGAGGACTGCTGGGCGCGCTCGCCGCCCCCTGGCTGGTGCGGCGGGTGCCGGCCGCGCGGATCGTGACGGGTGCCTCCTGGGCCATGGTGCCGACGGCGGCCGGGCTCGCGTTCGCCACCCGTACCTGGGCCTACGGGCTGCTGCTGAGCGGGGTGTCGCTGATCGTGCCGTCCGTGGTGGTCGTGCTGCAGACCCGGGCGGTGCTGGTCACCCCCGACCGGCTGCTGGCCCGGATGGGGACGGTGCTGGGCACCGCCGGACAGGCCGTCGCGGTGCTCGCCCCCGTCGCCGCGGGGGTCCTGGTGGCCTCCTACGGCGGCCGCGCGGTGGCCCTCGGCTGCGCGGGCGCGTTCGCCGGCCTCGCGCTGTACGCCACCGTCCGCGCCGGGCTCGTCGTCCGGGAGGCGCCGTGA
- a CDS encoding hypothetical protein (identified by MetaGeneAnnotator; putative;~predicted protein [Streptomyces ghanaensis ATCC14672]) → MQKDIIHGDPLEGDEESRKPGVGVVVYFRSMEEMEDEGE, encoded by the coding sequence ATGCAGAAGGACATCATCCACGGCGACCCGCTCGAGGGCGACGAGGAGAGCCGCAAGCCGGGCGTCGGCGTCGTCGTCTACTTCCGCTCCATGGAGGAGATGGAGGACGAGGGCGAGTAG
- a CDS encoding hypothetical protein (identified by MetaGeneAnnotator; putative;~sequence version:1) produces MTPALTGTAPFTVTASRDYDPEVGTLPAMSLGRYEIDMTGGEAARRLFAAGARHVTLPRPVDVTDPADAAWTVRALSFVGALTSMAVSVDWQLHTGPDPDAWRHFSHLHPPTAVLGPADPAATALAWRGTYYICKCIHRHGPGFIQVRDRRYGELRRFTIDEPEYHEAVETLTDGAPVDAVPAPVLDDLMAETLVLRFGDHLWWAPYRVRRWSEAPLVI; encoded by the coding sequence ATGACCCCTGCACTCACCGGCACCGCGCCCTTCACCGTGACCGCCTCGCGGGACTACGACCCCGAGGTGGGCACGCTGCCCGCCATGTCCCTGGGCCGCTACGAGATCGACATGACCGGCGGCGAGGCCGCCCGGCGGCTCTTCGCCGCCGGGGCCCGGCACGTCACCCTTCCCCGCCCGGTCGACGTGACGGATCCCGCCGACGCGGCCTGGACGGTCCGGGCACTCAGCTTCGTGGGCGCCCTGACCAGCATGGCCGTCTCGGTCGACTGGCAGCTCCACACCGGCCCGGACCCCGACGCCTGGCGCCACTTCAGCCATCTCCACCCGCCGACCGCCGTCCTCGGGCCCGCCGACCCCGCCGCGACGGCGCTCGCCTGGCGCGGCACGTACTACATCTGCAAGTGCATCCACCGGCACGGCCCCGGCTTCATCCAGGTCCGCGACCGGCGCTACGGCGAGCTGCGCCGCTTCACCATCGACGAGCCCGAGTACCACGAGGCCGTCGAGACCCTCACCGACGGCGCCCCCGTCGACGCGGTCCCGGCCCCGGTCCTGGACGACCTCATGGCCGAGACCCTGGTGCTCCGCTTCGGCGACCACCTCTGGTGGGCCCCCTACCGGGTCCGCCGCTGGTCGGAGGCACCGCTGGTGATCTGA
- a CDS encoding secreted tripeptidyl aminopeptidase (PS-10 peptidase S37; pfam05576;~identified by MetaGeneAnnotator; putative;~secreted tripeptidyl aminopeptidase [Streptomyces venezuelae ATCC10712]): MRKSLRWLVSLSVVIGTVGPTATVATAADAEAAGTEQSAAAVGTDIKDRLLAIPGMSLIEEKPYAGYRYFVLNYEQPIDHKRPWAGTFQQRISVLHKDTDRPTVFRTSGYGLSTTPSRTEPTRIIDGNQISMEYRFFSPSRPEPADWSKLDIWQAASDQHRIFTALKSVYGKKWLSTGASKGGMTATYYERFYPKDMDGVVAYVAPNDVVDKEDSAYDRFFETVGTKDCRDRLNNMQREALLRRKPLEKKYAAWAKEQGATFNTLGSLDKAYEAVVLDFVWGFWQYYGQDVCDQIPVAATASDDDVYNTIDAYSGWSAYTDQDLEYYTPYYYQAATELGSPSIKQPHLAGLSRYGYQPASSFVPKEIPMKFKPQVMRDVDDWVRKNAHQMLFVYGGNDPWGSEKFRPGKSARDSYVYVAPGMNHGANIDGLVADEKANATARVLAWAGVDAPAVDAAKPLARYDARLDRPVDEDATREHGLRP; the protein is encoded by the coding sequence ATGCGCAAGTCGCTGAGATGGCTCGTGTCGTTGTCGGTGGTCATAGGCACCGTCGGCCCGACGGCCACGGTCGCGACCGCCGCCGACGCGGAGGCCGCGGGCACGGAGCAGAGTGCGGCCGCCGTCGGCACGGACATCAAGGACCGCCTCCTGGCGATTCCGGGGATGAGCCTGATCGAGGAGAAGCCGTACGCGGGGTACCGCTACTTCGTCCTCAACTACGAGCAGCCGATCGACCACAAGCGCCCGTGGGCGGGCACCTTCCAGCAGCGGATCTCGGTCCTCCACAAGGACACCGACCGCCCCACCGTCTTCCGTACCAGCGGCTACGGGCTGAGCACCACGCCGAGCCGCACCGAGCCCACCCGCATCATCGACGGCAACCAGATCTCCATGGAGTACCGGTTCTTCTCGCCGTCCCGCCCCGAGCCGGCCGACTGGTCGAAGCTGGACATCTGGCAGGCCGCCAGCGACCAGCACCGCATCTTCACCGCGCTGAAGTCGGTCTACGGGAAGAAGTGGCTGTCCACCGGCGCCTCCAAGGGCGGCATGACGGCCACCTACTACGAGCGCTTCTACCCGAAGGACATGGACGGCGTCGTCGCGTACGTGGCGCCCAACGACGTGGTCGACAAGGAGGATTCGGCGTACGACCGGTTCTTCGAGACCGTCGGCACGAAGGACTGCCGCGACCGGCTGAACAACATGCAGCGCGAGGCGCTGCTGCGCCGTAAGCCGCTGGAGAAGAAGTACGCGGCCTGGGCGAAGGAGCAGGGCGCCACCTTCAACACGCTCGGCTCGCTCGACAAGGCGTACGAGGCCGTCGTCCTCGACTTCGTGTGGGGCTTCTGGCAGTACTACGGCCAGGACGTCTGCGACCAGATCCCGGTCGCCGCCACCGCGAGCGACGACGACGTGTACAACACGATCGACGCCTACTCGGGCTGGTCCGCGTACACCGACCAGGACCTGGAGTACTACACCCCGTACTACTACCAGGCGGCCACCGAGCTGGGCTCTCCCAGCATCAAGCAGCCGCACCTGGCCGGGCTGAGCCGCTACGGCTACCAGCCCGCGAGCTCCTTCGTGCCGAAGGAGATCCCCATGAAGTTCAAGCCCCAGGTCATGCGGGACGTCGACGACTGGGTGCGCAAGAACGCCCACCAGATGCTCTTCGTCTACGGCGGCAACGACCCGTGGGGCTCGGAGAAGTTCCGCCCGGGCAAGAGCGCGCGTGACAGCTACGTGTACGTCGCGCCGGGCATGAACCACGGGGCCAACATCGACGGCCTCGTGGCCGACGAGAAGGCCAACGCGACCGCCCGGGTGCTCGCCTGGGCCGGGGTCGACGCGCCCGCCGTCGACGCCGCCAAGCCGCTGGCCCGCTACGACGCCCGCCTCGACCGGCCGGTCGACGAGGACGCCACGCGCGAGCACGGGCTCCGTCCGTAG
- a CDS encoding beta-N-acetylglucosaminidase (Beta-glucosidase-related glycosidases [Carbohydrate transport andmetabolism]; COG1472;~Glycosyl hydrolase family 3 C-terminal domain; pfam01915;~Glycosyl hydrolase family 3 N terminal domain; cl07971;~beta-N-acetylglucosaminidase [Streptomyces roseosporus NRRL15998];~identified by MetaGeneAnnotator; putative) has product MQHRAPSPSRRTLLTASAAAAAAAVTGVTAPAAFADTPTAAAPTDRSLRTLISRMSLEEKVGQLFVMRVYGHSATTPDQADIDANVKEIGVRTAAELVERYHVGGIIYFVWAHNTRDPHQIADLSNGIQRAGLAKATPLPVLIATDQEHGIVCRVGKPATLMPGAMALGAGGSHADARKAAQIAGAELAALGIRQNYAPDADVNVNPANPVIGVRSFGSEPDAVSAMVSAQVKGYQQGGVAATAKHFPGHGDTATDSHYGLPTITHTREQWGALDAPPFRAAIAAGIDSIMTAHIVVPALDPSEDPATLSRPILTGILREQLGYDGVVVTDALGMEGVRTKYGDARVAVLAIQAGVDQLLNPPDLSVSWNAVLSAVKNGELTEARLDESILRILRLKAKLGLFKDPYVSHAGVDRTVGTAAHLAHADRIAERTTTLLVNEGGFLPVSRRSHPKVLVVGADPASPSGTTGPPTATLAGALGELGFSARALSTGTAPTAAQIDAAVAAAAGQDLVVVGTYNLTATSSQRTLLDRLVATGVPVVTIAIRNPYDVAHTRGQRATLASYSWTDVELQAAVRVLAGRADPRGRLPVPVQSAADPAKVLYPVGYGLSYT; this is encoded by the coding sequence GTGCAGCACCGCGCCCCATCCCCCTCCAGACGCACCCTCCTCACGGCGTCCGCCGCCGCGGCGGCCGCGGCCGTCACGGGTGTGACCGCCCCGGCCGCCTTCGCCGACACCCCCACCGCCGCCGCCCCCACCGACCGCTCGCTGAGGACCCTCATCTCCCGCATGTCGCTGGAGGAGAAGGTCGGCCAGCTGTTCGTCATGCGGGTCTACGGCCATTCGGCCACCACGCCCGACCAGGCCGACATCGACGCCAACGTCAAGGAGATCGGCGTCCGCACCGCCGCCGAACTCGTCGAGCGCTACCACGTCGGCGGCATCATCTACTTCGTGTGGGCGCACAACACCCGCGACCCACACCAGATCGCCGACCTGTCCAACGGCATCCAGCGGGCCGGCCTCGCCAAGGCCACTCCCCTGCCGGTGCTGATCGCCACCGACCAGGAGCACGGCATCGTCTGCCGCGTCGGCAAGCCCGCCACCCTCATGCCCGGCGCGATGGCGCTCGGCGCGGGCGGCTCGCACGCCGACGCCCGCAAGGCGGCGCAGATCGCGGGCGCCGAACTGGCCGCGCTCGGCATCCGGCAGAACTACGCCCCGGACGCCGACGTCAACGTCAACCCGGCCAACCCGGTCATCGGCGTCCGCTCCTTCGGGTCCGAGCCCGACGCCGTGTCCGCGATGGTGTCCGCCCAGGTCAAGGGCTATCAGCAGGGCGGCGTCGCGGCGACCGCGAAGCACTTCCCGGGCCACGGGGACACCGCCACCGACAGCCACTACGGCCTGCCGACCATCACCCACACCCGGGAGCAGTGGGGCGCGCTGGACGCGCCGCCGTTCCGGGCCGCGATCGCCGCCGGCATCGACTCGATCATGACGGCGCACATCGTCGTGCCCGCCCTCGACCCGAGCGAGGATCCGGCGACCCTCTCCCGCCCGATCCTCACCGGAATCCTCCGCGAGCAGCTCGGCTACGACGGTGTGGTCGTCACCGACGCGCTCGGCATGGAGGGCGTACGGACGAAGTACGGCGACGCGCGGGTGGCGGTGCTCGCGATCCAGGCGGGCGTGGACCAACTGCTCAACCCTCCGGACCTGTCCGTCTCCTGGAACGCGGTGCTCTCCGCCGTGAAGAACGGCGAGCTGACCGAGGCCCGCCTTGACGAATCGATCCTGCGGATCCTGCGCCTCAAGGCCAAGCTGGGCCTGTTCAAGGACCCGTACGTCAGCCACGCGGGCGTCGACCGGACCGTGGGCACGGCCGCGCATCTCGCGCACGCCGACCGGATCGCCGAGCGGACCACGACCCTGCTCGTCAACGAGGGCGGCTTCCTGCCGGTCAGCCGGCGCAGCCACCCCAAGGTGCTCGTCGTCGGCGCCGACCCGGCCTCGCCGTCCGGCACCACCGGACCGCCGACCGCCACCCTGGCCGGCGCGCTCGGCGAACTCGGCTTCTCCGCCAGGGCGTTGTCCACCGGTACGGCTCCGACGGCGGCGCAGATCGACGCGGCGGTGGCCGCCGCGGCCGGGCAGGACCTGGTCGTCGTCGGCACGTACAACCTGACGGCCACCAGCTCCCAACGCACCCTGCTGGACCGGCTGGTGGCGACCGGGGTGCCGGTCGTGACGATCGCCATCCGCAACCCGTACGACGTGGCACACACCCGCGGGCAGCGCGCGACGCTCGCCTCCTACTCCTGGACGGACGTCGAACTCCAGGCGGCCGTACGGGTGCTGGCGGGCCGGGCCGACCCGCGCGGCCGGCTCCCCGTGCCCGTCCAGAGCGCGGCCGACCCGGCGAAGGTGCTCTACCCGGTGGGCTACGGCCTGTCGTACACCTAG